A genomic stretch from Barnesiella intestinihominis YIT 11860 includes:
- a CDS encoding RNA recognition motif domain-containing protein, translating into MNIYLGNLNYGVKEQDLQTLLEGFGAIDSVKIIVDRESGRSKGFGFAEMSDDEAAKRAIEELSGKEFAGRALVIKEARPRV; encoded by the coding sequence ATGAACATTTATCTTGGAAACCTCAATTATGGGGTTAAAGAACAAGACCTTCAAACCTTATTGGAAGGTTTTGGTGCAATCGATTCGGTAAAAATTATCGTGGATCGTGAATCTGGTCGCTCAAAAGGTTTCGGCTTTGCCGAGATGTCTGATGACGAAGCTGCCAAACGGGCGATCGAAGAATTGTCTGGTAAAGAATTTGCCGGTCGTGCATTGGTCATTAAAGAAGCTCGTCCGAGAGTTTAA
- the dapA gene encoding 4-hydroxy-tetrahydrodipicolinate synthase has translation MARINLSGMGVALITPFKEDEGIDFEALSRLIEYLIQNGTDYLVVLGTTAETPTLTEEEKTEIKRFVVERTKGRIPLVLGLGGNNTRGIIDHLKKDDFSGYDAILSVVPYYNKPSQEGIYQHYSAIAQASKLPVILYNVPGRTGVNMNAETTLRLAKEYPNIIAIKEASGNITQMDDIIKNKPADFMVISGDDGITFPLLTLGAVGVISVIGNAFPKEFSKMVRLALNGDFHNALSIHHRFTELFSLLFVDGNPAGVKCLLNAMGYIENKLRLPLVPTRITTYEKIRAVLQSLHYIP, from the coding sequence ATGGCGAGAATCAATTTAAGCGGAATGGGAGTGGCACTTATCACGCCTTTCAAAGAAGACGAAGGTATCGACTTCGAAGCCCTTTCGCGACTTATTGAATATTTGATACAAAATGGAACCGATTATCTTGTCGTGTTGGGAACTACTGCCGAAACTCCTACATTGACCGAAGAAGAAAAAACGGAGATAAAAAGATTTGTAGTAGAACGTACGAAGGGCCGTATTCCTCTCGTCCTCGGGTTAGGTGGAAATAATACGAGGGGTATTATAGACCATTTGAAAAAAGACGATTTTTCGGGCTATGATGCCATTTTATCGGTGGTTCCTTATTATAATAAGCCCTCCCAAGAGGGAATATATCAGCATTATAGTGCAATCGCTCAGGCGTCTAAATTGCCGGTTATTTTATATAATGTTCCGGGGCGTACCGGCGTGAACATGAATGCCGAAACGACATTGCGCCTTGCCAAAGAATATCCTAATATAATCGCCATCAAGGAAGCGTCTGGAAATATTACTCAGATGGACGATATTATTAAAAATAAGCCTGCCGATTTTATGGTCATTTCGGGAGACGATGGTATTACTTTCCCGTTGTTGACTTTGGGGGCCGTAGGAGTGATTTCTGTTATCGGGAATGCTTTCCCGAAAGAGTTCAGCAAGATGGTGAGATTAGCGTTGAACGGAGATTTTCACAATGCTTTGTCTATTCATCATCGCTTCACAGAATTATTCAGCCTATTGTTTGTCGATGGAAATCCGGCCGGAGTTAAATGCTTGTTGAATGCTATGGGATATATCGAGAATAAATTACGATTGCCACTTGTCCCTACCCGTATTACGACTTATGAGAAGATCAGGGCTGTCTTGCAAAGTCTACACTATATTCCGTAA
- a CDS encoding DUF6913 domain-containing protein, with protein MLFSFITKWAIKRQLKRRQSDGFCPFGGAKRLVLMAQGKDVQSLLPGIQEMVRAGIDVTLVIDTHRKDKVSVEVPGCSPILVLQTCWLLKRPTRTFLRNFDDNDGDVLIDVSISKSLPLLYLAVRSRSIFKIGVPKGESNPFNLQILLPESSPRGGVAEDGDTGVGRSKPNAGELLQSALFYWKKIGVKENNL; from the coding sequence ATGTTATTTTCGTTTATTACTAAATGGGCGATCAAGCGTCAGCTAAAAAGAAGACAGAGCGATGGGTTTTGTCCTTTCGGAGGGGCTAAGCGTTTGGTATTGATGGCTCAGGGCAAAGATGTTCAATCTCTTCTTCCCGGTATTCAGGAGATGGTTCGGGCGGGTATTGATGTCACGTTGGTTATAGATACACATCGCAAAGACAAGGTATCGGTAGAGGTTCCCGGATGCAGTCCGATACTTGTTTTGCAGACTTGTTGGTTGTTAAAAAGACCGACTCGGACTTTCCTGAGAAATTTTGACGATAACGATGGAGATGTGTTGATCGATGTGTCGATTTCTAAATCCTTGCCTTTATTATATTTGGCCGTACGTTCCCGGTCTATTTTTAAAATAGGAGTACCCAAAGGAGAAAGCAATCCGTTCAATTTGCAAATTCTTTTGCCGGAGTCGTCTCCCCGGGGAGGAGTAGCCGAAGATGGTGATACCGGAGTAGGTAGGTCGAAACCGAATGCCGGCGAGTTGTTACAGAGTGCTCTTTTTTATTGGAAGAAAATTGGTGTAAAAGAGAATAATCTGTAA
- the ligA gene encoding NAD-dependent DNA ligase LigA: MESPQEKIERLRRELDEHNYNYYVLNAPTIDDRTFDEMMHELQGLEETFPQYFDPNSPTQRVGNDINRSFSQVEHRYPMLSLSNTYSIEEVSAFYERVRSGLMGEDFELVGELKYDGTSISLIYEGGRLVRAVTRGDGTRGDDVTENVKTIRSIPLQLRGNDYPDSFEIRGEILMPWAVFDTLNKEREEQEEPLFANPRNAAAGTLKSQNSAVVAARGLDAYLYYLLGENLPADTHYENLQYARSWGFKVSDAVRKLHSVEEVKEYINYWDMERKNLPVATDGMVFKVNSLRQQKNLGYTAKSPRWAIAYKFQAEKALTRLNSVSYQVGRTGTVTPVANLDPVLLSGTIVKRATLHNEDIINALDLHIGDMVFVEKGGEIIPKITAVDTSARLLIGEKVRFIRTCPECGTPLKRIEGEAAWFCPNEKGCPPQIKGRIEHFISRKAMNIEGLGSETIGQFYSLGLVRDASDLYTLQPDVIAGLERMGERSAQNIVDAVKQSCSVPFERVLFALGIRYVGETVAKKLALALHSIDRIIEATTEDLIRIGDIGVRIAQSVVAYFSDEDNLRFVERLRQYGVQMQITEERLSERTDKLSGATIVISGTFTHHSRDEYKALIEQHGGINTGSVSGKTTYILAGENMGPAKLEKARKLGVRILSEEEFLEMIQ, translated from the coding sequence ATGGAATCTCCCCAAGAAAAGATAGAGCGTTTACGTCGGGAACTCGATGAGCATAATTATAATTATTATGTGTTGAACGCTCCCACGATCGATGATCGTACATTCGATGAAATGATGCATGAATTGCAAGGGTTGGAAGAGACTTTTCCACAGTATTTCGATCCCAATTCACCGACGCAGCGTGTCGGGAACGATATAAATCGATCTTTTTCCCAAGTGGAACATCGTTACCCGATGTTGTCGTTGAGCAATACCTATTCGATAGAAGAAGTATCGGCATTTTACGAACGGGTTCGTTCGGGATTGATGGGAGAGGATTTTGAATTGGTGGGTGAACTGAAATATGACGGAACTTCCATATCGTTGATTTATGAAGGAGGTAGATTGGTGCGGGCGGTTACTCGTGGAGACGGTACGCGAGGCGATGACGTTACCGAGAATGTGAAAACAATCCGCAGTATCCCTTTGCAGTTGCGAGGCAACGACTATCCCGATTCGTTCGAGATAAGGGGTGAGATATTGATGCCTTGGGCTGTTTTCGATACTTTGAACAAAGAGCGAGAGGAACAGGAGGAGCCTTTGTTTGCCAATCCTCGCAATGCGGCGGCGGGAACGTTGAAATCACAAAACTCGGCTGTGGTAGCGGCGCGGGGACTCGATGCTTATCTGTATTATCTGTTGGGCGAAAATTTACCGGCCGATACGCATTATGAAAATTTACAATATGCTCGGTCGTGGGGATTTAAAGTTTCGGATGCCGTTCGCAAACTTCACTCCGTAGAAGAGGTGAAAGAGTATATCAATTATTGGGACATGGAGCGGAAGAATCTTCCCGTCGCTACCGATGGAATGGTATTTAAAGTAAATTCATTGCGGCAACAGAAGAATTTGGGATATACGGCAAAATCTCCGCGTTGGGCGATAGCCTATAAGTTCCAAGCAGAAAAAGCCCTTACGCGATTGAATTCTGTGTCTTACCAAGTGGGACGTACCGGAACCGTCACTCCTGTCGCCAATCTCGATCCGGTATTGTTATCGGGTACTATTGTCAAGAGGGCGACTTTGCACAATGAAGATATTATAAACGCTCTCGATTTGCACATCGGAGATATGGTTTTTGTGGAGAAAGGAGGCGAAATTATTCCTAAAATTACAGCGGTAGATACCTCTGCTCGTTTACTGATAGGAGAAAAAGTACGTTTCATTCGTACATGTCCCGAATGTGGAACTCCGCTGAAACGTATCGAGGGAGAGGCTGCATGGTTTTGCCCGAACGAAAAAGGTTGTCCTCCGCAGATTAAAGGGCGGATAGAGCACTTTATCAGTCGCAAGGCAATGAATATCGAAGGTCTCGGAAGTGAAACGATAGGTCAGTTTTATAGTTTGGGCTTGGTGAGAGACGCTTCGGACTTGTATACTTTACAGCCCGATGTGATAGCCGGTTTGGAACGTATGGGAGAGCGATCGGCACAAAATATCGTCGATGCGGTGAAACAGTCTTGTTCCGTTCCGTTCGAGAGGGTATTATTCGCATTGGGCATTCGTTACGTGGGCGAAACGGTCGCCAAGAAGTTGGCATTGGCACTTCATTCGATAGACCGTATTATCGAGGCGACTACCGAGGACTTGATTCGGATAGGAGACATAGGGGTGCGTATCGCTCAAAGTGTCGTAGCTTATTTCTCTGATGAGGATAATCTCCGTTTTGTAGAACGGTTGAGACAATATGGAGTGCAGATGCAAATTACCGAAGAGCGACTTTCAGAGAGAACCGACAAGTTGTCCGGTGCGACAATCGTTATCAGTGGTACGTTTACCCATCATTCCCGTGATGAATATAAAGCTCTTATCGAACAGCATGGAGGTATAAATACGGGTTCCGTATCGGGTAAAACGACATATATTCTGGCAGGCGAGAATATGGGCCCGGCTAAACTTGAAAAGGCGAGAAAATTAGGAGTTCGGATTTTATCCGAAGAAGAGTTTTTGGAGATGATTCAATAA
- a CDS encoding alpha/beta fold hydrolase translates to MLQSKSLCGVTLQYNIEGDGYPVILMHGWGCNHTTVQSIERLLSPHFKVYNLDFPGFGGSSTPPSIWGVEEYTQMLEAFIKDENIEAPILIGHSFGGRVSILYASRNKTHKVILVDAAGIKPKRPLKYYLKVYSFKLWKKVLPLVIGKKQAEKTIENYRRKSGSADYNALTGIMRNIMVKVVNEDLKAVLPKIQCPVLLLWGKNDTATPLRDARIMEKLIPDAGLVAFDDAGHYSFLDKPYEFNTVLQNFLQDDIKRKS, encoded by the coding sequence ATGTTACAGTCGAAATCATTGTGTGGAGTCACTTTACAGTATAACATCGAAGGAGACGGTTATCCGGTTATCCTCATGCACGGCTGGGGGTGCAACCACACGACCGTGCAGTCGATAGAACGACTGCTATCACCTCATTTCAAGGTATACAATCTCGACTTTCCCGGATTCGGCGGAAGTAGCACTCCGCCCTCGATATGGGGCGTGGAAGAATATACGCAAATGCTCGAAGCGTTCATAAAAGACGAAAATATAGAAGCCCCAATTCTTATCGGGCACTCTTTCGGGGGACGGGTATCTATCTTATACGCCTCACGAAACAAAACCCATAAAGTTATTTTGGTTGATGCTGCCGGGATTAAGCCCAAACGCCCATTAAAATACTACCTGAAAGTCTACTCGTTCAAACTGTGGAAAAAAGTCTTACCACTTGTAATAGGGAAAAAACAAGCCGAAAAAACGATCGAGAATTATCGCCGCAAATCGGGTTCGGCAGACTATAACGCGTTGACAGGTATCATGCGTAACATAATGGTAAAAGTTGTCAACGAAGACCTTAAAGCGGTTTTGCCGAAAATCCAGTGTCCCGTTCTTCTTCTATGGGGAAAAAACGACACCGCCACCCCATTACGAGATGCCCGCATCATGGAGAAACTGATTCCCGATGCCGGGCTGGTAGCATTCGACGATGCCGGGCATTACAGCTTCCTCGACAAGCCTTACGAATTTAACACCGTCTTACAAAACTTTTTACAAGACGACATAAAAAGAAAATCATGA
- a CDS encoding UDP-N-acetylmuramoyl-tripeptide--D-alanyl-D-alanine ligase, which produces MNEILTLVTFLALLFYTGIEMKFQLQMLQQNSYRNDRYNRWLKGESFATISRLTDLFLLLLLSTNFLPTFVQIVTITVVLAKSVKGLQTKYKKTLVFTKRATRLYIAALSLSLLVAGLAAGLTTLSNGSRALLAIAILAPYFMMAANIIMQPVEKRINRKYYDEAKQILSQMQDLTVIGITGSYGKTSTKHYLYRILCERYNVLMTPGSFNTPMGVIRTIREQMKPYHNIFICEMGAKQIGDIKEICDLVAPQIGIITAVGEQHLESFKTIGNVQRTKFELVDALPSSGLAVINNDFPYIANRPVENVPVKRYTIADTGADYHIEDIRYDTDATRFTVVGGGERIELSTKLIGECNLSNLMAAVITARHLQVPVPSIQYGVGRIEQVEHRLNMKRTPGGISIIDDAFNSNPDGARMALDVLRRMTQGKRIIITPGMIELGEKQVEYNYILGKQIAEVCDYVMIVGRYNREAILKGLQEKNYPEDKVFVADTFTDAQARLAQIAQPGDTVLYENDLPDTFK; this is translated from the coding sequence ATGAACGAAATACTCACTCTCGTAACATTCCTTGCACTGCTCTTTTATACAGGAATAGAGATGAAATTCCAGTTGCAAATGTTGCAACAAAATTCCTACCGAAACGACCGATACAACCGTTGGTTAAAAGGAGAGTCTTTCGCCACCATATCCCGTTTGACCGATTTGTTTCTATTGCTGCTGTTGTCAACCAACTTCCTGCCGACATTCGTACAAATCGTCACGATTACAGTGGTCTTGGCAAAAAGCGTAAAAGGGTTACAAACCAAATATAAAAAAACTTTGGTTTTCACCAAACGAGCTACCCGCTTATACATCGCCGCATTGTCGCTCTCGCTTCTTGTCGCAGGTCTCGCAGCCGGCTTAACGACTCTTTCCAACGGTAGCAGAGCCTTATTGGCGATAGCTATCTTAGCCCCCTATTTCATGATGGCTGCCAACATCATCATGCAACCTGTCGAGAAGCGAATCAACCGAAAATATTACGACGAAGCGAAACAAATTCTCTCCCAAATGCAAGACTTAACTGTCATAGGCATTACCGGGAGCTATGGAAAAACCAGTACCAAGCACTACCTTTACCGCATACTTTGCGAGCGATACAACGTGTTAATGACTCCCGGCAGTTTTAATACGCCTATGGGAGTAATCCGCACCATACGGGAACAAATGAAGCCCTACCACAACATTTTCATCTGTGAAATGGGGGCTAAACAGATCGGTGATATCAAAGAAATATGCGATCTCGTCGCACCTCAAATAGGCATTATCACCGCCGTGGGTGAACAGCATCTCGAATCGTTCAAAACGATCGGGAATGTACAACGTACCAAATTCGAGCTGGTCGACGCTTTGCCCAGTTCGGGATTGGCCGTTATCAACAACGACTTCCCCTATATAGCCAATCGGCCGGTCGAAAACGTCCCCGTGAAACGCTATACGATAGCCGATACCGGTGCAGACTACCATATCGAGGATATTCGCTACGATACAGATGCCACCCGCTTTACTGTGGTAGGCGGTGGAGAACGCATAGAACTGAGCACGAAACTCATCGGCGAGTGCAACCTCTCCAACCTCATGGCGGCAGTTATCACGGCTCGCCATCTGCAAGTGCCTGTTCCCTCGATACAATATGGAGTGGGCCGAATCGAACAGGTGGAACATCGCTTGAACATGAAGCGGACACCGGGCGGAATCTCCATTATCGACGATGCCTTCAACTCCAATCCCGATGGCGCTCGCATGGCTCTCGACGTACTCCGGCGCATGACACAGGGGAAACGCATCATCATCACACCGGGTATGATCGAGTTGGGTGAAAAACAAGTTGAGTATAACTACATTTTGGGCAAGCAGATAGCCGAAGTATGTGATTACGTCATGATAGTAGGCAGATACAATAGAGAGGCTATTCTGAAAGGATTGCAAGAAAAGAATTATCCGGAAGACAAAGTTTTCGTTGCCGACACTTTTACCGACGCACAAGCCCGGCTCGCACAAATCGCACAACCGGGCGACACCGTCCTTTATGAAAACGACCTGCCCGATACGTTCAAATAA
- a CDS encoding D-alanine--D-alanine ligase family protein — protein sequence MKTTVGVFFGGRSTEHEISVISALQAINAFNKEKYEIIPIYITKQGRWFSGDALLEVKNYRDMAALQNMCAEVYMIPEYGDYNLYRKKRALFGNNIWAKLDVVIPVLHGSNGEDGIFEGILESIGIPYAGCNTLSSANGMDKITMKMIMEKSGIPIVDYVWFTDKQWFAQRDKLIEEIETRLGYPVIVKPANLGSSVGISHADNREELIAKVDVAEKYSTRIVIEDMVEELKEINCSVLGDCDDYRTSVCEEPIKSGDILTYEDKYMGGGKSNKGMQATQKRIPADLSPEDTARVQFLAGETFRVLSCHGVARVDFMIDGKSGDIYVNEINTIPGSLSFYLWEASGIRFDQLMDKLVDLALKRKRESSMKTVSYDQNIFNLGKGLKGGKMGAKQP from the coding sequence ATGAAAACTACCGTAGGTGTTTTTTTCGGAGGCCGCTCCACCGAGCACGAAATCTCCGTTATCTCGGCTCTCCAAGCCATCAATGCTTTTAATAAAGAGAAATACGAAATCATACCCATATACATCACCAAACAAGGACGTTGGTTCAGCGGCGACGCCCTGCTCGAAGTAAAAAACTATCGCGACATGGCTGCCCTGCAAAACATGTGCGCCGAGGTTTACATGATTCCCGAATACGGCGACTACAACCTCTACCGCAAGAAAAGAGCCCTTTTCGGGAACAATATATGGGCAAAACTCGACGTAGTCATTCCCGTACTGCACGGCAGTAACGGCGAGGACGGCATATTCGAGGGCATACTCGAATCCATCGGTATACCCTATGCCGGTTGCAACACACTCTCCTCGGCCAACGGCATGGACAAGATAACCATGAAGATGATTATGGAAAAGAGCGGTATCCCCATCGTCGATTACGTATGGTTCACCGACAAACAATGGTTCGCCCAACGCGATAAGCTCATCGAGGAAATCGAGACCCGATTGGGATATCCCGTCATCGTGAAACCTGCCAATTTAGGTTCGAGCGTAGGTATCTCGCATGCCGATAATCGTGAAGAACTCATCGCCAAAGTAGATGTCGCCGAAAAATACTCTACCCGTATCGTTATCGAAGATATGGTCGAAGAACTGAAAGAAATCAACTGCTCGGTATTGGGCGACTGCGACGACTACCGTACCTCGGTATGCGAGGAGCCTATCAAAAGCGGCGATATTCTCACTTACGAAGACAAATACATGGGTGGAGGCAAATCCAACAAAGGCATGCAAGCCACACAAAAACGTATTCCCGCCGACCTCTCTCCCGAAGATACCGCACGGGTACAATTCCTTGCCGGCGAAACGTTTCGGGTATTGTCTTGCCACGGAGTCGCCCGTGTCGATTTTATGATCGACGGTAAAAGCGGCGACATCTACGTCAACGAAATCAACACCATTCCCGGTTCCCTCTCGTTCTACCTGTGGGAAGCCTCCGGCATACGCTTCGACCAGCTTATGGACAAATTGGTAGACCTCGCCTTGAAACGCAAACGCGAGTCTTCCATGAAGACCGTTAGCTACGACCAAAACATTTTCAACCTCGGCAAAGGGCTGAAAGGTGGGAAAATGGGCGCAAAACAACCATAA
- the ettA gene encoding energy-dependent translational throttle protein EttA — translation MADDKKIIFSMVGVSKMFPPHKQVLKDIYLSFFYGAKIGIIGLNGSGKSTLLKIIAGVEKSYQGEVVFSPGYSVGYLEQEPKLDPEKTVKEIVQEGVQPILDLLAEYEKVNESFGDPDVLEDPDKMEALIARQAELQDHIDASDAWNIDNKLERAMDALRCPPEDQLVKFLSGGERRRVALCRLLLQQPDILLLDEPTNHLDAESIDWLEQHLQQYPGTVIAITHDRYFLDHVAGWILELDRGEGIPWQGNYTSWLEQKTKRMEMEEKQASKRRKTLERELEWVRMAPKARQSKGKARLNSYDKLLNEDQKEREEKLEIFIPNGPRLGNKVIEAHGVAKAFGDKLLFDNLDFVLPPNGIVGVIGPNGAGKTTLFKLIMGQEACDKGTFEVGETVKIAYVDQTHKDIDPAKTVYQVVSGGLETFRMGGRDMNARAYLSRFNFTGADQEKLIGVLSGGERNRLHLAMALKEEGNVLLLDEPTNDIDVNTLRALEEGLENFAGCAVVISHDRWFLDRICTHILAFEGDSKVFYFEGSYSEYEENKKKRMGDVEPHRVRYRKLME, via the coding sequence ATGGCAGACGATAAAAAAATCATATTCTCGATGGTGGGGGTGAGCAAGATGTTCCCTCCGCATAAACAAGTGCTCAAAGATATTTATCTTTCGTTTTTTTACGGGGCGAAAATTGGTATTATCGGTCTCAACGGTTCGGGTAAGTCTACGTTGTTGAAGATTATTGCCGGAGTGGAGAAATCGTATCAGGGCGAAGTGGTATTCTCGCCGGGGTATTCGGTGGGGTATCTCGAACAAGAGCCCAAACTCGACCCTGAAAAAACAGTAAAAGAGATCGTACAAGAAGGGGTGCAACCTATTCTCGACTTACTGGCAGAATATGAAAAGGTAAACGAGTCGTTCGGTGATCCCGACGTACTCGAAGACCCGGACAAGATGGAGGCTTTAATCGCTCGTCAAGCCGAATTGCAAGACCACATTGATGCCTCCGATGCGTGGAACATAGACAACAAATTGGAACGGGCGATGGATGCGCTTCGCTGTCCGCCTGAGGATCAACTCGTAAAATTCCTTTCGGGAGGAGAGCGTCGTCGGGTGGCATTGTGCCGTCTGCTGTTGCAACAGCCTGATATTTTGTTACTCGACGAACCTACCAACCACCTCGATGCCGAGTCGATCGATTGGTTGGAACAGCATTTGCAGCAATATCCCGGTACGGTTATTGCCATTACCCATGACCGTTATTTCCTCGACCACGTGGCCGGGTGGATTCTCGAACTCGATCGGGGCGAAGGTATTCCCTGGCAGGGAAATTATACCTCGTGGCTGGAACAGAAGACCAAACGTATGGAGATGGAGGAGAAACAGGCGAGCAAGCGGCGTAAGACTCTCGAACGGGAGTTGGAATGGGTTCGTATGGCTCCCAAAGCCCGACAGTCGAAAGGTAAAGCTCGCTTGAACTCGTACGATAAGCTATTGAATGAAGACCAAAAGGAACGAGAGGAAAAACTCGAAATCTTTATTCCCAACGGGCCTCGTCTAGGTAACAAGGTTATCGAGGCTCACGGAGTCGCTAAGGCTTTCGGTGACAAATTGCTTTTCGATAATCTCGATTTCGTATTGCCTCCCAATGGCATCGTGGGTGTGATAGGACCGAATGGAGCCGGAAAAACCACGCTGTTCAAACTGATTATGGGACAGGAGGCTTGCGACAAAGGAACTTTCGAAGTGGGCGAGACCGTGAAGATCGCTTATGTGGACCAGACCCACAAAGATATAGACCCTGCCAAGACAGTCTATCAAGTCGTTTCGGGTGGACTCGAAACGTTCCGCATGGGTGGTCGGGATATGAACGCTCGTGCCTACCTCTCCCGCTTCAATTTTACGGGAGCCGATCAGGAGAAACTCATCGGGGTGCTTTCCGGTGGAGAACGTAATCGTCTGCATTTGGCTATGGCTTTGAAAGAGGAGGGTAATGTACTCTTGCTCGACGAACCTACCAACGACATCGATGTAAACACTTTGCGGGCATTGGAAGAAGGTCTTGAAAATTTTGCCGGTTGTGCCGTAGTCATCTCGCACGACCGCTGGTTTCTCGACCGTATCTGTACCCATATACTTGCTTTCGAAGGCGATTCGAAAGTGTTCTATTTCGAAGGTTCTTATTCGGAATACGAGGAAAATAAGAAAAAGCGTATGGGCGATGTGGAACCACACCGGGTGCGTTATCGCAAACTTATGGAATGA
- the def gene encoding peptide deformylase, whose translation MVLPVYLYGHPVIRKETEEIDASYPQLKELIENMYETMYATEGIGLAAPQIGLSIRLIVIDVNPMAEYFPECADVKLTLINPVLEALEDGSKETREEGCLSLPGIHEPVPRIEKIRLKWLDENFQPHDEVIEGYLARVVQHEYDHLEGKVFIDRISPIRKQLIKSKLTNIIKGKVRCDYRVKATPLKK comes from the coding sequence ATGGTACTACCTGTTTATCTTTACGGGCATCCCGTAATTCGTAAGGAGACCGAAGAGATCGATGCTTCTTACCCTCAGCTGAAAGAGCTGATTGAAAATATGTATGAGACGATGTATGCTACCGAAGGTATCGGGCTGGCAGCTCCGCAGATAGGACTTTCTATCCGGTTGATCGTTATCGACGTAAATCCTATGGCCGAGTATTTCCCCGAATGTGCCGATGTGAAGCTGACCTTGATAAATCCGGTTCTCGAAGCATTGGAGGACGGGTCGAAGGAGACCCGGGAGGAGGGCTGTCTCAGTCTGCCCGGTATTCACGAACCGGTTCCCCGTATCGAGAAGATTCGGTTGAAATGGCTCGATGAGAATTTTCAACCTCATGATGAGGTTATTGAGGGATATCTCGCACGAGTGGTTCAACACGAATACGACCATTTGGAAGGGAAGGTCTTTATCGACCGAATCTCGCCCATTCGCAAGCAATTGATAAAATCGAAGTTGACCAATATCATTAAAGGGAAAGTACGCTGCGATTATCGCGTGAAAGCGACTCCCTTGAAAAAATAA
- the ruvX gene encoding Holliday junction resolvase RuvX yields the protein MARILSIDYGRKRTGIAVTDPLQIIANGLTTVASSQLIDFLTQYMQRESVERVVVGLPRQMNNQPSESMRYITPFVNRFKKLFPNVPIEFFDERFTSVLAHRAMIDGGLSKMARRNKELVDEISATIILRDYLESKKQ from the coding sequence ATGGCAAGGATTCTTTCAATAGATTACGGAAGAAAGCGTACGGGCATAGCGGTGACTGATCCGTTGCAAATTATAGCAAACGGATTGACAACCGTGGCATCGTCGCAGTTGATCGATTTTCTCACGCAGTATATGCAGCGAGAGTCGGTCGAACGGGTCGTCGTGGGGCTGCCACGGCAGATGAATAACCAGCCGTCCGAGAGTATGCGCTATATAACCCCTTTTGTCAACCGGTTCAAAAAACTTTTTCCCAATGTGCCGATAGAGTTTTTTGACGAGCGGTTCACTTCGGTTTTGGCTCATCGGGCGATGATCGACGGTGGCTTGTCCAAAATGGCTCGGCGAAATAAGGAGCTGGTCGATGAGATAAGCGCGACGATAATTCTGAGGGATTATTTGGAAAGTAAAAAACAATAA